Proteins from a single region of Bacillus carboniphilus:
- a CDS encoding 2-dehydropantoate 2-reductase, giving the protein MKVAIIGGGAIGLLFASYLSKKHEVTIYTRTKEQAKMLQEKGLSLINQQDETQIIKLSSFPMDQMNQVDSDIVIVAVKQYHLNDLMDHLKSIRNSSLLFLQNGMSHLSYLDTLPAESIFVGVVEHGAQRIDPITVKHTGLGVTRFGLWKGGLSFEEEELSEEGFPFVLQANPTLMLKEKLLVNCVINPLTALLQVPNGQLVDNPYYYQLFQVVFEEGVHALHMSSKEQLFNKVEQICRKTAQNHSSMFKDLQVGRKTEIEAIVGSVLEEAKKNKSRVPTLEFLYNAIKGKEV; this is encoded by the coding sequence ATGAAGGTAGCGATTATTGGAGGAGGGGCCATAGGCCTATTATTTGCTTCCTACTTATCCAAAAAGCATGAAGTGACCATCTATACCCGGACAAAAGAACAGGCGAAAATGCTTCAAGAAAAAGGACTGTCACTTATCAACCAACAGGATGAAACTCAGATAATAAAGCTTTCATCTTTCCCCATGGATCAAATGAATCAGGTAGATTCCGATATAGTCATTGTGGCTGTAAAGCAATATCATCTAAATGATTTAATGGATCATTTAAAATCCATCCGTAACTCTTCTTTATTATTTTTGCAAAACGGTATGTCCCACTTATCTTATTTAGATACTCTTCCTGCAGAGTCGATTTTTGTAGGAGTTGTTGAACATGGTGCTCAGCGAATTGATCCAATAACAGTGAAACACACAGGTCTTGGAGTCACTCGATTCGGTCTTTGGAAAGGGGGACTATCCTTTGAAGAAGAAGAATTATCTGAAGAGGGCTTTCCATTTGTCTTACAAGCCAATCCTACCCTCATGTTAAAGGAAAAGTTGCTAGTGAATTGTGTCATTAATCCTTTAACCGCGTTGTTACAAGTTCCTAATGGACAACTAGTGGACAACCCATATTACTATCAATTGTTTCAAGTGGTATTTGAAGAAGGGGTTCATGCTCTACATATGTCATCAAAGGAACAACTTTTTAATAAGGTTGAACAAATTTGTAGAAAAACAGCACAAAACCATTCGTCGATGTTTAAAGATTTACAGGTTGGAAGAAAGACAGAAATTGAAGCCATTGTGGGGTCGGTACTAGAGGAAGCCAAAAAGAATAAAAGTAGAGTACCCACTTTGGAATTTCTTTACAACGCTATTAAAGGGAAGGAGGTATAA
- a CDS encoding DUF3397 domain-containing protein: protein MTQFIATLLAIFIVIPFLSYLLVFTSVKFISGNHKRAVKSAIDSTTFFLFVCIQFMIAEIWGGAFIWFFYIFILIVAILASLYHWRKKEEIQYGQLFKGVWRIHFFVFFVMYITFMVYGMTSSVIGAMS, encoded by the coding sequence ATGACTCAATTCATTGCCACTCTATTAGCCATATTTATAGTGATTCCATTTTTATCATATCTTTTAGTTTTTACCTCAGTTAAATTTATCTCTGGAAATCATAAAAGAGCAGTGAAATCTGCCATTGATTCCACCACGTTTTTTCTATTTGTATGTATTCAATTCATGATTGCGGAAATATGGGGTGGAGCGTTTATTTGGTTTTTCTATATCTTTATTTTAATTGTGGCTATACTCGCTTCTCTTTATCACTGGAGAAAGAAAGAGGAGATTCAGTATGGCCAGTTATTTAAAGGGGTTTGGCGTATCCATTTTTTTGTGTTTTTCGTCATGTACATTACATTCATGGTGTATGGAATGACTTCCAGTGTTATCGGCGCCATGTCTTGA
- the bshC gene encoding bacillithiol biosynthesis cysteine-adding enzyme BshC has protein sequence MQIFRHNGIAGNQLAQDYINKTDTILSLFPYQYGSHDMFKKRWDSVMNRSYPRQEVSEAIQSFMEPFGLTPEIENSLHKLRNAESTVIIGGQQAGFLSGPLYTIHKIVAIIKQAASAEKELGKPVVPIFWIAGEDHDYEEVNHVFIRQSNNWDKKVYPEKILKKKMVSDITFDSETCKAWVTEILKQLGESPYTRGLQTELNRCIEQTTTITEFFTAFIHTLFKEYGLLLIDACHPVLRKLEMPLFQKLVEEGHHIATDIRKDQAEIEELGYTTTLDLDPNTIHMFVTVNGERELLLFDQEQGKYYTKNSNSQWTKEQLNSLIEESPHYFSNNVATRPISQECLFPTLGFIGGPGEIAYWAELRAVFNRFDLDMAPVIPRLQITYLEKGIMKKLEKYQVKYETVIQSGIGNYKKEYLETFAPTHIFQSVENTAKEIRKQYDGLLHDIRSYDKGLLPIIHKNEKFVLDQLHFLEEHVWGQLEKKNQKVLQDLDEIEAALRPFNGLQERVWNVCYFINQYDFDWFKQMMSLELESGGNHYIVSF, from the coding sequence ATGCAGATCTTCCGACATAACGGAATCGCCGGAAATCAATTGGCTCAAGATTATATTAACAAAACAGATACCATTCTCTCTCTTTTTCCATATCAGTATGGTAGCCATGATATGTTCAAAAAAAGATGGGATTCCGTCATGAATCGCTCCTATCCTAGGCAAGAAGTTAGCGAAGCTATTCAATCATTTATGGAACCTTTCGGGTTAACCCCTGAAATTGAAAATTCCTTACATAAATTGAGAAACGCTGAATCCACAGTTATTATCGGTGGACAACAAGCTGGTTTTCTAAGCGGACCACTTTATACCATTCATAAAATTGTTGCGATTATCAAGCAGGCTGCATCTGCAGAAAAAGAATTGGGTAAGCCGGTTGTTCCTATCTTTTGGATAGCTGGAGAGGATCATGACTACGAAGAAGTAAACCACGTATTTATACGACAATCTAATAATTGGGATAAGAAGGTTTATCCAGAAAAAATACTTAAGAAGAAAATGGTCAGTGATATCACTTTCGATTCCGAGACTTGTAAAGCTTGGGTTACAGAAATCTTGAAACAACTAGGAGAATCACCATATACACGAGGATTGCAAACTGAACTAAATCGATGTATAGAGCAAACTACTACTATAACAGAGTTTTTCACCGCATTTATTCATACTTTATTCAAAGAATACGGTTTGCTTTTAATCGATGCCTGTCATCCTGTACTACGTAAGTTAGAAATGCCATTATTTCAAAAGTTAGTAGAGGAAGGTCACCATATTGCAACAGATATTAGAAAAGACCAAGCTGAAATAGAAGAGTTGGGATACACCACAACTTTAGATTTAGACCCGAACACCATTCACATGTTTGTTACGGTGAATGGTGAGCGAGAGTTATTGTTATTTGATCAAGAGCAAGGTAAATATTATACAAAGAACAGTAATTCCCAATGGACGAAAGAACAGTTAAATTCCCTTATTGAGGAATCGCCACATTATTTTAGTAATAATGTAGCAACTAGACCGATTTCTCAGGAATGCCTGTTTCCGACACTTGGGTTTATTGGTGGGCCAGGTGAAATTGCATACTGGGCTGAACTAAGAGCCGTCTTCAACCGATTTGATTTGGATATGGCTCCTGTAATCCCAAGGTTGCAAATTACCTACTTAGAAAAAGGTATTATGAAGAAATTAGAAAAATATCAGGTTAAATATGAAACCGTTATTCAATCTGGAATTGGGAATTACAAAAAAGAGTACTTAGAAACCTTTGCTCCTACACATATTTTTCAATCTGTTGAAAATACGGCAAAAGAAATTAGAAAACAGTATGATGGTTTACTACACGATATTCGTTCTTACGATAAGGGCTTACTCCCCATTATCCATAAAAATGAGAAGTTTGTGTTGGATCAACTTCACTTTTTAGAAGAACATGTTTGGGGACAACTAGAAAAGAAGAATCAGAAAGTCCTTCAAGATTTAGATGAAATTGAAGCAGCTCTTCGCCCATTCAATGGTCTTCAAGAAAGAGTTTGGAATGTTTGCTATTTTATCAATCAATATGACTTTGATTGGTTCAAACAAATGATGTCACTTGAATTAGAATCAGGTGGGAACCATTATATAGTCAGTTTTTAG
- the mraZ gene encoding division/cell wall cluster transcriptional repressor MraZ — MFMGEFQHNIDQKGRIIVPARFREDLGEAFVLTRGLDQCLFGYPYEEWKTMEEKMKGLPLTKKDARAFTRFFFSGASECEIDKQGRINIPQNLLQYARLEKECVVVGVSSRIEIWSKPVWEEYFAASEDSFSEIAENMIDFDI; from the coding sequence ATGTTCATGGGGGAATTCCAACATAACATTGATCAAAAAGGAAGAATTATCGTTCCGGCTCGTTTCCGTGAGGACCTGGGCGAAGCCTTTGTGTTGACTAGAGGACTAGATCAATGTTTATTTGGTTATCCGTATGAAGAGTGGAAAACGATGGAGGAAAAAATGAAAGGACTCCCGTTGACTAAGAAAGATGCCCGTGCGTTTACACGTTTTTTCTTTTCTGGAGCCTCAGAGTGTGAAATCGATAAACAAGGTAGAATCAATATTCCTCAGAACCTTTTGCAGTATGCCCGTCTTGAAAAAGAGTGTGTCGTTGTCGGCGTTTCAAGTCGTATTGAGATTTGGAGTAAACCTGTTTGGGAAGAATATTTTGCAGCATCTGAAGATTCTTTCTCTGAAATTGCAGAGAATATGATTGATTTTGATATTTAA
- the rsmH gene encoding 16S rRNA (cytosine(1402)-N(4))-methyltransferase RsmH gives MFSHKTVLLQEAIDGLNIKENGIYVDCTLGGAGHSEEIAKRLSSEGRLVAFDQDQMALDFAKEKLSPYKDRVLFVQNNFRYIKQELAALGISQVDGVLYDLGVSSPQLDTPERGFSYQHNAPLDMRMDQRQELSAYTVVNEWPIEDLIRIFFRYGEEKFSKSIARRIIEAREKGPIETTDDLVDLIKAGIPAPARRKGGHPAKRVFQAIRIAVNEELDAFEDSLEAAIELLNPKGRISVITFHSLEDRICKRIFKEYSEGQEIPKGVPILPDEEPSTLRLVNRKPIVASEEELEENNRARSAKLRIAEKKS, from the coding sequence ATGTTTTCTCACAAAACAGTGCTACTACAAGAAGCAATAGATGGACTCAATATAAAAGAAAATGGAATATATGTGGACTGCACATTGGGCGGTGCAGGTCATTCAGAGGAAATTGCCAAGCGTTTATCTAGTGAAGGAAGGCTAGTAGCGTTTGACCAAGACCAAATGGCTTTAGATTTCGCAAAGGAAAAACTATCCCCATACAAAGATCGAGTTTTATTTGTTCAGAATAATTTTCGCTACATAAAGCAGGAATTAGCCGCTTTGGGAATAAGCCAGGTTGATGGTGTTTTATATGACTTGGGTGTTTCTTCTCCTCAATTAGATACGCCAGAGAGAGGGTTCAGTTACCAGCATAATGCGCCTTTGGATATGAGGATGGACCAAAGGCAAGAGCTATCTGCTTACACAGTTGTGAACGAATGGCCTATCGAAGATTTAATTCGAATATTTTTCCGTTACGGTGAAGAGAAATTTTCTAAATCGATTGCCAGAAGAATTATTGAAGCAAGAGAGAAGGGGCCAATTGAGACAACTGACGATTTAGTCGACTTAATAAAGGCTGGTATTCCAGCACCGGCTAGAAGAAAAGGTGGACATCCTGCTAAGCGGGTATTTCAAGCCATCCGAATTGCCGTAAATGAAGAATTAGATGCTTTTGAAGATTCACTAGAGGCAGCCATTGAACTGCTTAATCCAAAGGGACGAATTAGTGTTATAACATTCCATTCCTTAGAAGATCGGATATGTAAACGAATTTTTAAAGAATATAGTGAAGGACAAGAGATTCCAAAAGGGGTTCCAATCCTACCAGATGAAGAACCCAGTACGTTACGTCTTGTAAATCGGAAGCCAATTGTAGCTTCAGAGGAAGAACTTGAAGAAAACAACCGTGCCAGGTCTGCAAAATTACGAATTGCTGAAAAGAAATCATAA
- the ftsL gene encoding cell division protein FtsL, with the protein MSNLAHKLQQQPQRQVQKQPVPQPKKIRFSQLTPGEKFLGLLFALFITVLCVNMVSNFATTYQVNKEIQQLETEIAQQERKNQDFENQVSELSRYERIMAKAKELGLKLDENNVKVVEEQ; encoded by the coding sequence ATGAGTAACTTAGCACATAAATTACAGCAACAGCCACAAAGACAAGTTCAAAAACAACCCGTTCCACAACCGAAAAAGATTCGTTTTAGTCAGCTAACACCAGGTGAGAAGTTTCTAGGCTTACTCTTTGCTTTGTTTATCACAGTTTTGTGTGTCAATATGGTTTCTAACTTTGCTACAACCTATCAGGTAAATAAAGAAATTCAGCAGCTTGAAACAGAAATCGCACAGCAAGAGCGGAAAAATCAGGATTTTGAGAATCAGGTAAGTGAACTTAGCCGCTATGAGCGAATTATGGCAAAAGCCAAAGAATTAGGATTAAAGCTTGATGAAAACAATGTGAAGGTTGTGGAGGAACAGTAA
- a CDS encoding penicillin-binding protein, translated as MGRKQPFMTAGAVLLFFGFGLLFLLLIGRFVFIQSVGEVQGKSLAEEAVQRYTKNTSLDSARGNILDRNGNVIAENTSSFKLIAVISEKASEYVEDKEMTARKLSEFIPMTEQEILARLNPERENTWQVEFGTAGSAISFSEKEEIDALELPGIDLIREQQRFYPNGVFASHLVGYSQLTQLDDGTYQSQGQLGIEKSYEEYLQGEDGTLTYESDIWGILLPEGNEEMIPPKHGSDVYLTLDKKIQTFLEDAMSTVQEEYNPKQMIAIVADPDTGAILAMSQRPTFHPQTREGINQTWHNFAIESAFEPGSTMKVFTLAAAIEEGAFHPNDKFQSGSLQIGPDRINDHNWGKGWGEITFLEGVQRSSNVAFGILARDYLGYESFRKYLDEFGFGKPTGIGLPGETTGKILYNYEVEKITTAFGQGTTLTPIQQIQAATAIANEGKMMKPYVVDRIVDGNTGEIVEETEPTVVGEPISSKTAKEVLDILETVVTAEEGTGNRYKLEGYSVAGKTGTAQIPDPGNGYLKGYDDFVYSFLGMAPKDDPKLIVYVAIQQPELDEEIYESGAVPVSMIFNPVMKNSLQYLNIKPNNLPKPKAVTVPNLEGENSENAKNKLIDLGIDVISVGTGTKVVQQVPIAGTKLLPGEKVILKLDGDTTVPDMTSWSLQDVMKFIKVSGIQLNSAGSGYVIRQSIAPGSTLSDSDILVVELEPPAVTFEKKNAPVEEDESEILDEEESEETLEAVAGT; from the coding sequence ATGGGACGTAAACAACCTTTTATGACAGCTGGAGCGGTTCTTCTCTTTTTTGGGTTTGGACTGCTCTTTTTGCTTTTAATTGGACGATTTGTGTTTATTCAATCGGTCGGTGAGGTACAAGGTAAGTCACTTGCTGAAGAGGCAGTTCAAAGGTATACGAAAAATACTTCATTAGATTCGGCTAGAGGAAATATTTTGGATCGAAATGGTAATGTGATTGCGGAAAATACATCGAGTTTTAAGTTGATCGCGGTTATTTCTGAAAAAGCTTCAGAATATGTGGAAGATAAGGAAATGACAGCAAGAAAGCTTTCGGAATTTATCCCTATGACTGAACAGGAAATTCTGGCTCGATTAAATCCTGAAAGAGAAAATACATGGCAAGTGGAGTTTGGTACTGCCGGTTCAGCCATTTCGTTTAGTGAGAAAGAAGAAATTGATGCATTGGAGTTGCCTGGGATTGATTTAATCCGAGAACAACAACGATTCTATCCAAATGGTGTTTTTGCCTCTCATTTAGTGGGCTATTCTCAATTAACCCAGCTTGATGATGGTACCTATCAATCTCAAGGTCAGTTGGGTATTGAAAAAAGTTATGAGGAGTATCTACAAGGAGAAGATGGAACTCTAACATATGAAAGTGATATTTGGGGTATTCTCTTGCCTGAAGGTAATGAAGAAATGATTCCCCCAAAACACGGTAGTGATGTGTATTTAACATTAGATAAAAAGATTCAAACTTTCCTAGAAGATGCTATGTCTACTGTTCAGGAAGAGTATAATCCTAAACAAATGATCGCGATTGTGGCGGATCCGGATACAGGTGCTATTTTGGCTATGTCTCAACGTCCTACATTCCATCCACAAACAAGAGAAGGAATTAACCAAACTTGGCATAATTTTGCGATCGAGTCAGCTTTCGAACCAGGTTCAACAATGAAGGTGTTTACATTAGCTGCTGCGATTGAGGAAGGTGCCTTTCATCCGAACGATAAGTTCCAATCAGGGTCCCTCCAGATTGGTCCTGACCGAATCAATGACCATAACTGGGGGAAGGGTTGGGGAGAAATTACCTTTCTTGAAGGAGTCCAACGTTCATCTAACGTTGCTTTCGGAATATTAGCGAGAGATTATTTAGGCTACGAATCTTTTAGAAAATACTTAGATGAGTTTGGATTTGGTAAACCGACCGGAATTGGACTTCCTGGAGAAACCACGGGGAAAATTCTATATAACTATGAAGTTGAAAAAATAACAACTGCATTTGGACAAGGCACAACATTAACGCCTATCCAACAGATTCAAGCTGCAACAGCTATTGCAAATGAAGGGAAAATGATGAAACCTTATGTTGTAGACAGAATCGTTGATGGGAATACAGGGGAAATCGTTGAGGAAACGGAACCTACAGTTGTAGGTGAACCGATTTCAAGTAAGACAGCCAAAGAAGTTTTAGACATTTTAGAAACGGTTGTTACAGCTGAAGAAGGAACTGGGAACCGATATAAGTTAGAGGGATACAGTGTTGCTGGTAAAACAGGAACAGCACAAATACCGGACCCAGGAAATGGATACTTAAAAGGCTATGATGATTTTGTTTATTCATTTTTGGGTATGGCCCCTAAAGATGATCCTAAACTGATTGTATATGTAGCGATCCAACAGCCTGAACTAGACGAAGAAATCTACGAAAGTGGAGCAGTACCGGTATCCATGATATTCAACCCTGTCATGAAAAATAGCTTACAATACTTGAATATCAAACCTAATAACTTACCAAAACCCAAAGCTGTGACCGTTCCTAACCTTGAAGGAGAAAACAGCGAAAATGCTAAGAATAAGCTTATAGATTTAGGGATTGATGTAATCAGTGTAGGTACAGGAACAAAAGTGGTCCAGCAGGTGCCAATAGCTGGTACTAAGCTACTTCCTGGTGAAAAAGTGATTCTAAAGTTAGATGGAGACACTACGGTTCCTGATATGACAAGCTGGTCCTTACAGGATGTCATGAAGTTTATTAAGGTAAGTGGGATCCAGTTAAATTCAGCTGGTAGTGGATATGTAATTAGACAAAGTATTGCTCCAGGCTCTACTCTAAGTGATAGTGATATTTTAGTTGTAGAATTAGAGCCGCCGGCTGTAACATTTGAAAAAAAGAATGCACCAGTTGAAGAGGATGAATCTGAAATTTTAGATGAAGAAGAATCCGAAGAAACACTGGAGGCTGTGGCCGGAACTTAA
- a CDS encoding stage V sporulation protein D, with translation MKRVSQVTVRKRLTIALLAGLCIFFIIDLRLGYVQFVLGDMLTGKAKDSWSRNVPFEPERGDIVDRNGVPLATNKSAPTVYVIPRQIENPSETAEKLASVLDMSVEKAYKFVTADESIQWINPEGRKISDDKANQIKELDLKGVYIGKDSIRHYPNGSFLSHVLGFAGIDNQGLMGLELFYDEELSGDRGAVQLYLSAKGKKMQGLADDFKPPVDGLDLKLTIDSRVQTIIERELDLAEAKYNPDGIIAIAMNPNNGEILAMSSRPTFDPANFQAVPQEIFNRNLPIWSTYEPGSTFKIITLAAALEEKKVDLESDHFHDHGEVEVAGSTLHCWKRGGHGSQSFLEVVQNSCNPGFVELGMRLGEDTLFQYIKDFGFGTKTGIDLQGEGSGIMFRKEQIGPVELATTAFGQGVAVTPIQQVAAVSAAVNGGILYTPYVAKEFIDPETGEVVSRNSPEAKRRVISEETSKQIRYALESVVAQGTGKNAFVEGYRVGGKTGTAQKAQNGRYLENNYIVSFMGFAPADDPQIVVYVAVDNPKGTVAFGGTVAAPIVGNIMRDSLPLLGVEPRKDQIEKETTWLDTPLVEVPDLVGLSKKELIQAPYTLNLESSGEGDIVVEQAPRAGLKVKEGSTIRIYFSNP, from the coding sequence TTGAAACGAGTATCTCAAGTAACTGTACGCAAACGTCTAACCATCGCACTGTTAGCCGGGCTCTGTATCTTTTTTATTATTGATCTGAGGTTAGGATACGTTCAATTTGTCTTAGGGGATATGTTGACAGGAAAAGCGAAGGACTCTTGGAGCAGGAACGTTCCCTTTGAGCCAGAAAGAGGAGATATAGTTGACCGAAATGGTGTTCCACTAGCCACGAACAAGAGTGCGCCAACGGTTTATGTCATCCCAAGGCAGATAGAAAATCCAAGTGAAACAGCTGAAAAGCTTGCCTCGGTATTGGACATGTCTGTAGAAAAAGCCTATAAATTTGTAACCGCCGATGAATCGATTCAATGGATCAATCCAGAAGGTAGAAAGATATCCGATGATAAGGCTAACCAAATTAAAGAATTGGATCTCAAAGGAGTTTATATTGGTAAAGATTCCATTAGACATTATCCAAACGGGAGTTTTCTGTCCCATGTACTAGGGTTTGCAGGGATTGATAATCAAGGATTAATGGGACTCGAGTTATTTTATGATGAAGAGTTAAGTGGTGATAGGGGAGCAGTCCAACTCTATTTATCTGCGAAGGGGAAGAAAATGCAAGGACTAGCAGATGATTTCAAACCACCTGTTGATGGGCTTGATTTAAAATTAACGATAGACTCAAGAGTTCAAACAATTATTGAAAGAGAATTAGATCTTGCTGAAGCAAAATACAATCCGGATGGGATTATCGCCATTGCTATGAATCCGAATAATGGTGAAATTTTAGCCATGTCATCTAGACCAACATTTGACCCTGCTAATTTCCAGGCTGTTCCTCAAGAAATATTCAACCGGAACCTACCCATATGGAGTACATATGAACCTGGGTCTACATTTAAAATCATCACACTAGCCGCTGCTTTAGAAGAAAAGAAAGTAGATTTAGAGAGTGATCATTTTCATGATCACGGGGAGGTAGAGGTAGCTGGGTCCACCCTACACTGCTGGAAAAGAGGGGGGCATGGAAGCCAGTCATTCTTAGAAGTTGTCCAAAACTCCTGTAACCCTGGGTTTGTTGAACTTGGGATGAGACTGGGAGAAGATACATTGTTCCAATATATTAAGGATTTTGGATTCGGCACAAAAACAGGAATTGACCTACAAGGAGAAGGATCTGGAATTATGTTCCGAAAAGAACAAATTGGACCAGTTGAATTAGCAACGACTGCCTTTGGTCAAGGGGTAGCAGTGACACCAATTCAACAGGTAGCGGCGGTATCGGCTGCTGTTAATGGTGGTATTCTATACACCCCTTATGTGGCAAAAGAATTTATAGATCCTGAAACTGGAGAGGTGGTTAGCCGTAACTCACCAGAGGCAAAGAGAAGAGTTATTTCAGAAGAAACATCAAAACAAATTCGATATGCACTAGAAAGTGTCGTCGCCCAAGGAACTGGGAAGAACGCCTTCGTTGAGGGATACCGTGTTGGTGGAAAAACAGGTACAGCCCAAAAGGCACAGAATGGTCGATATTTGGAAAATAACTACATCGTATCCTTTATGGGATTTGCCCCAGCGGATGATCCACAAATTGTGGTGTATGTAGCTGTAGATAATCCAAAGGGCACTGTAGCATTTGGGGGTACTGTTGCAGCTCCTATTGTCGGCAATATTATGAGAGACTCTCTTCCTTTACTTGGAGTTGAACCTAGAAAAGACCAAATTGAGAAAGAGACGACCTGGTTAGACACTCCTTTAGTAGAAGTTCCAGACCTAGTTGGTTTGTCAAAGAAAGAACTGATTCAGGCTCCATATACACTTAATTTAGAATCAAGTGGTGAAGGTGATATTGTCGTTGAACAAGCACCTAGAGCGGGACTGAAAGTAAAAGAAGGATCAACCATACGAATCTATTTTTCAAATCCTTAA
- a CDS encoding UDP-N-acetylmuramoyl-L-alanyl-D-glutamate--2,6-diaminopimelate ligase, with translation MKLNQLIEHLHIPMQPTYSDIDITSIEQNHQMVKEGSLFICIKGQRFDGHDVAEEVVERGARALVAEKPLDVSVPVIVVKDTRRAMAVLGDAFYEQPTKKVQVIGITGTNGKTSTSHFVEAIMRHCGKQTGLIGTMYRKVGDTVLPTKNTTPDSLSLQQTFHEMKENHIDVCAMEVSSHALKEGRVYGVDFDVAVFTNLTQDHLDYHGTMEEYRFTKGLLFAQLGNTYDSHRPKYALFNQDESATDYLKTMTAAFIYTYGIDQNADFMARDIETNSDGTHFLFVTPFGERKVHIPLVGKFSVYNVLAAAASCLLSGAEFEKVCDAVAKLEGVPGRFELVKGTQNFSIIVDYAHTPDSLENVLETVQQFKQGKVWVIVGCGGDRDKTKRPIMAKIACDKSDQAIFTSDNPRSEDPFAILSDMEAGVEGYSNYQVIEDRAKAITHAIEQAKENDVVLIAGKGHETYQIVGETVHDFDDRIVAIQAVESVIKKKLNE, from the coding sequence ATGAAATTAAATCAACTAATCGAACACTTACATATTCCGATGCAGCCAACATATTCAGATATAGACATAACTTCAATTGAACAAAACCATCAAATGGTAAAAGAGGGAAGTCTTTTTATTTGTATAAAAGGACAACGCTTTGATGGACATGATGTGGCAGAAGAGGTAGTGGAAAGGGGAGCTAGGGCTCTCGTGGCAGAAAAGCCATTAGATGTTTCTGTACCCGTTATTGTTGTAAAGGATACTAGGAGGGCAATGGCTGTTTTAGGTGATGCTTTTTACGAACAACCAACTAAAAAGGTACAAGTGATCGGAATCACCGGTACGAATGGAAAAACCTCCACTAGTCACTTCGTGGAAGCTATAATGCGACATTGTGGGAAACAAACTGGTTTAATTGGAACGATGTACCGAAAAGTTGGAGATACGGTACTGCCGACTAAAAACACAACGCCAGATAGTTTGTCACTACAACAGACTTTTCACGAAATGAAAGAAAATCATATTGATGTTTGTGCTATGGAGGTATCTTCTCATGCATTAAAAGAAGGAAGAGTGTATGGGGTTGATTTTGATGTAGCTGTTTTCACAAATTTAACTCAAGATCATCTAGATTATCATGGAACAATGGAAGAATATCGCTTTACGAAAGGGCTTTTGTTTGCTCAACTTGGAAATACGTATGACTCTCATCGTCCTAAGTATGCACTTTTTAATCAAGATGAATCAGCAACAGACTATTTAAAGACCATGACAGCTGCTTTTATCTATACATATGGAATTGACCAAAACGCTGACTTTATGGCTAGAGATATAGAAACAAATTCAGATGGCACACATTTTCTGTTTGTAACACCTTTCGGCGAAAGAAAGGTCCATATTCCATTAGTCGGAAAGTTTTCTGTTTACAATGTTCTCGCTGCAGCAGCAAGCTGTCTGTTGAGTGGGGCAGAATTTGAGAAAGTATGTGATGCGGTCGCGAAACTTGAAGGTGTTCCAGGCCGATTTGAATTAGTAAAAGGAACACAAAACTTCTCTATAATCGTTGACTATGCTCATACACCGGATAGTCTAGAAAATGTATTGGAAACTGTCCAACAGTTTAAACAAGGGAAAGTATGGGTAATCGTAGGTTGTGGTGGAGATAGAGACAAGACGAAACGCCCAATTATGGCTAAAATTGCTTGTGATAAAAGTGACCAAGCTATATTTACATCAGATAACCCAAGAAGTGAGGACCCATTTGCTATTCTTAGCGACATGGAAGCGGGTGTAGAAGGATACTCAAACTACCAAGTAATAGAAGACCGCGCAAAAGCTATTACTCATGCCATTGAACAGGCTAAAGAGAACGATGTCGTTTTAATTGCTGGTAAAGGGCATGAAACGTACCAAATTGTAGGCGAAACCGTTCACGATTTCGATGACCGCATCGTTGCAATTCAAGCAGTGGAAAGTGTAATAAAAAAGAAGCTAAATGAGTGA